Proteins encoded together in one Microbacterium oxydans window:
- the hutU gene encoding urocanate hydratase produces MAEPTAASDTVASDTAASDTAASDTAASGTAVSGTTRSGPRVVRAARGNQRTAKSWGAEAAKRMLMNNLDPEVAEHPEDLVVYGGTGKAARSWEAYDAIVRTLDELEPDETLLVQSGKPVGVFRTHEWAPRVLIANSNLVGDWATWPEFRKLEELGLIMYGQMTAGSWIYIGTQGILQGTYETFAAVARSLGRDSLRGTLTLTGGAGGMGGAQPLAVTMNDGVVLIVDVDESRLTRRVEHGYLDEYTTDLDAAVARVLAAKDAGEALSVGVVGNAAEVFPELLRRGVPIDIVTDQTSAHDPLAYLPLGTAVADWKAEAERDPEDFTRRSRESMAAHVAAMVSFQDAGAAVFDYGNSIRAEAQLGGFDRAFAFPGFVPAYIRPQFEEGRGPFRWAALSGDPEDIYKTDRAIAELFPEDAALHRWLEKAADKVHFEGLPARICWLGFKERHLAGLKFNEMVASGELSAPIVIGRDHLDSGSVASPYRETEAMKDGSDAIADWPLLNALLNTASGASWVSLHHGGGVGIGRSIHAGQVTVADGSALAAEKLERVLTNDPGTGVMRHVDAGYEHAREVARERGLKVPML; encoded by the coding sequence ATGGCTGAGCCCACCGCCGCATCCGACACCGTCGCATCCGACACCGCAGCATCCGACACCGCAGCATCCGACACCGCAGCATCCGGGACCGCTGTATCCGGCACGACGCGGTCCGGACCGCGCGTCGTCCGGGCCGCCCGCGGCAACCAGCGCACGGCCAAGAGCTGGGGCGCCGAAGCCGCGAAGCGGATGCTGATGAACAACCTCGACCCCGAGGTCGCCGAGCACCCCGAAGACCTGGTCGTCTACGGCGGAACCGGCAAGGCGGCCCGCAGCTGGGAGGCGTACGACGCGATCGTGCGGACCCTCGACGAACTCGAGCCGGATGAGACCCTGCTGGTGCAGTCGGGCAAGCCGGTCGGCGTCTTCCGCACGCACGAGTGGGCGCCGCGGGTGCTCATCGCCAACTCCAACCTGGTCGGGGACTGGGCGACCTGGCCGGAGTTCCGCAAGCTCGAAGAGCTCGGCCTCATCATGTACGGGCAGATGACCGCCGGTTCCTGGATCTACATCGGCACCCAGGGCATCCTGCAGGGAACGTACGAGACGTTCGCCGCCGTCGCCCGCTCGCTCGGTCGCGACTCGTTGCGCGGCACCCTCACCCTCACCGGAGGAGCCGGCGGGATGGGCGGCGCTCAGCCGCTCGCGGTGACCATGAACGACGGGGTGGTGCTGATCGTCGACGTCGACGAGTCGCGACTCACCCGGCGCGTGGAGCACGGCTACCTCGACGAGTACACGACCGACCTCGACGCCGCCGTCGCCCGCGTGCTCGCGGCGAAGGATGCGGGCGAGGCCCTCTCGGTCGGCGTCGTCGGCAACGCGGCCGAGGTCTTCCCCGAGCTGCTGCGCCGTGGCGTGCCGATCGACATCGTCACCGACCAGACCAGCGCCCACGACCCGCTCGCCTATCTCCCGCTCGGCACCGCGGTCGCCGACTGGAAGGCCGAGGCCGAGCGCGACCCCGAGGACTTCACACGGCGGTCGCGTGAGTCGATGGCCGCGCACGTGGCGGCGATGGTGTCGTTCCAGGATGCCGGGGCTGCCGTGTTCGACTACGGCAACTCCATCCGCGCCGAAGCACAGCTGGGCGGCTTCGACCGGGCATTCGCGTTCCCCGGATTCGTGCCGGCGTACATCCGTCCGCAGTTCGAAGAGGGACGCGGGCCGTTCCGCTGGGCGGCGCTCTCCGGCGACCCCGAGGACATCTACAAGACCGACCGCGCCATCGCCGAGCTCTTCCCCGAAGACGCGGCGCTGCACCGCTGGCTGGAGAAGGCCGCCGACAAGGTGCACTTCGAGGGGCTGCCCGCCCGCATCTGCTGGCTCGGCTTCAAGGAGCGGCACCTCGCCGGCCTGAAGTTCAACGAGATGGTCGCCTCGGGAGAGCTCTCGGCCCCGATCGTGATCGGTCGCGACCACCTCGACTCCGGCTCCGTGGCCTCGCCCTACCGGGAGACCGAGGCGATGAAGGACGGCTCCGACGCGATCGCCGACTGGCCCCTGCTGAACGCCCTGCTGAACACGGCCTCCGGCGCGTCCTGGGTGTCGCTGCACCACGGCGGCGGCGTCGGCATCGGTCGCTCGATCCACGCCGGGCAGGTCACCGTCGCCGACGGCAGTGCCCTCGCAGCGGAGAAGCTGGAGCGTGTGCTGACCAACGACCCGGGTACCGGCGTGATGCGTCACGTCGACGCCGGATACGAGCACGCCCGCGAGGTCGCCCGCGAGCGCGGCCTCAAGGTGCCGATGCTCTGA
- the hutI gene encoding imidazolonepropionase, protein MATLITNIAELTTNVAGDGDRTGTVLDAALLIEDGRIAWVGSATDTADVSSRFARSTNETEVGVSSRSARSTDEALEVVDAGGRAMIPGFVDSHSHLVFAGDRAAEFEARMAGQKYAAGGIRSTVAATRAASDDELRARLRGFLDEMLAQGTTTVEIKSGYGLSVTDEERLVRLAAEVTSEVTFLGAHVVPAEYADRPDEYVDLVAGPMLDACAPHAKWVDVFCETGAFTVAQSRRVLEAGISRGLVSRVHASQLGPGEGVRLAVELGAASIDHGTYLTDADIDALAGSDTVLTLLPGVEFSTRQPYPDARRLIDAGVTVALACDTNPGSSFTSSMPFCIAVAVRDMGMTPAEAVWAATAGGAKALRRDDVGVIAPGARADLVLMEAPTRIHLAYRPGVPLVRRVWKDGAAVG, encoded by the coding sequence ATGGCAACGCTGATTACGAACATCGCGGAACTGACCACGAACGTCGCCGGAGACGGTGACCGGACCGGAACCGTGCTGGACGCGGCCCTGCTGATCGAGGACGGACGGATCGCCTGGGTCGGGAGCGCCACGGATACTGCGGATGTTTCGTCTCGCTTCGCTCGCTCGACGAACGAGACGGAGGTGGGCGTTTCGTCTCGCTCCGCTCGCTCAACGGACGAGGCACTCGAAGTCGTGGACGCCGGCGGTCGCGCCATGATCCCTGGGTTCGTCGACAGCCACAGCCACCTCGTCTTCGCGGGCGACCGTGCCGCCGAGTTCGAGGCGCGCATGGCGGGGCAGAAGTATGCCGCGGGCGGCATCCGCTCCACCGTCGCCGCGACCCGGGCGGCGAGCGACGACGAACTGCGCGCACGACTGCGCGGCTTCCTCGACGAGATGCTCGCGCAGGGCACCACGACCGTCGAGATCAAGAGCGGCTACGGGCTGAGCGTCACCGACGAGGAGCGCCTGGTGCGCCTGGCCGCCGAGGTCACGTCCGAGGTGACGTTCCTCGGCGCGCACGTGGTCCCCGCCGAGTACGCCGACCGTCCGGACGAGTACGTCGACCTGGTCGCCGGGCCCATGCTCGACGCCTGCGCTCCGCACGCCAAGTGGGTCGACGTGTTCTGCGAGACCGGTGCCTTCACGGTCGCCCAGTCACGTCGAGTGCTGGAAGCCGGCATCTCGCGCGGACTCGTCTCCCGCGTGCACGCCAGCCAGCTCGGCCCGGGCGAGGGCGTGCGTCTGGCGGTCGAGCTCGGCGCGGCATCCATCGACCACGGCACATACCTGACGGATGCCGACATCGACGCGCTCGCCGGCTCCGACACCGTGCTCACCCTTCTGCCCGGTGTCGAGTTCTCGACGCGGCAGCCGTATCCGGATGCTCGTCGCCTGATCGATGCGGGCGTGACCGTGGCCCTGGCGTGCGACACGAACCCGGGGTCGAGCTTCACCTCGTCGATGCCGTTCTGCATCGCGGTCGCCGTGCGCGACATGGGGATGACCCCCGCCGAAGCCGTGTGGGCGGCGACCGCCGGTGGGGCGAAGGCGCTGCGACGCGACGACGTCGGCGTGATCGCGCCCGGCGCACGGGCCGACCTCGTGCTGATGGAGGCGCCGACGCGCATCCATCTCGCGTATCGGCCGGGAGTCCCGCTCGTGCGGCGGGTGTGGAAAGACGGTGCCGCGGTCGGCTGA
- a CDS encoding glycogen debranching N-terminal domain-containing protein yields MTPTPPLQPLLADAVIAFDAPTQVWADDAGRMGTAPIHGIYHGDVRQIRAVEMRVDGSSLESIACSSPTPQRVILTDVLRGLDDESADPKVRLDRERVVAPGAFSERILLARHLGGPARIALTVHLTPDFAPMQLVKAGMSAETVWEWDGTTCRAGEAAFTLSAPGASVSSDGERLTLRWDVEVAPHGAASVDWSLVLTDPTLVVTSPAASVAEALEAPVDPRAARWLQQATADLAALRLAIPDHPDDAFYAAGAPWFFTLFGRDSIWAARLALDVDTRIAVSTLRVLARLQGTKHDATTAEAPGKIPHELRSGALSLPNEGVHLPPLYYGTVDATPLWVCLLADVHDAALSTDELREFLPALRAALNWMTEHGDASGSGFIDYADESGHGLANQGWKDSGDSIQWRDGHLADGPIALSEVQAYAYEAAVRGAALLDALDEPGADELRTWAADLRARFRDAFWVTTTEGHYPAIALDAHGAAVDTLTSNIGHLLGTGILDAEEERACAELLTADSMSSGYGIRTMSTGAAGYWPLSYHGGSVWTHDSAIAVHGMLRAGLVDDAQAIAGQLLDVAEGFHYRVPELHSGDTRIPGGRPVPYPAACRPQAWSAAAAVVTAQALA; encoded by the coding sequence ATGACCCCCACCCCTCCCCTCCAGCCGCTGCTGGCCGACGCCGTGATCGCGTTCGACGCACCGACCCAGGTGTGGGCGGACGATGCCGGACGCATGGGCACCGCACCGATCCACGGGATCTACCACGGTGACGTCCGACAGATCCGCGCCGTGGAGATGCGCGTCGACGGGTCGTCCCTGGAATCGATCGCGTGCTCCTCGCCGACGCCGCAGCGGGTGATCCTCACCGACGTGCTCCGCGGCCTCGACGACGAGTCGGCCGATCCGAAGGTGCGCCTGGACCGTGAGCGCGTGGTCGCCCCCGGCGCGTTCTCCGAGCGGATCCTGCTCGCCCGCCACCTCGGAGGTCCGGCGCGCATCGCCCTGACCGTGCACCTGACCCCCGACTTCGCTCCCATGCAGCTGGTGAAGGCCGGGATGAGCGCGGAGACGGTCTGGGAGTGGGACGGCACCACCTGCCGCGCCGGGGAGGCCGCCTTCACGCTCAGCGCCCCTGGCGCGTCCGTGTCGTCCGACGGGGAACGGCTCACCCTGCGATGGGACGTCGAGGTGGCGCCGCACGGCGCGGCCTCCGTCGACTGGTCGCTCGTGCTCACCGACCCCACCCTCGTGGTCACCTCCCCGGCGGCTTCCGTGGCCGAGGCCCTCGAGGCTCCCGTCGATCCGCGGGCGGCGCGCTGGCTCCAGCAGGCGACGGCCGACCTCGCCGCCCTCCGCCTCGCGATCCCGGACCACCCCGATGACGCGTTCTACGCGGCGGGCGCTCCGTGGTTCTTCACCCTGTTCGGCCGCGACTCGATCTGGGCGGCGCGTCTCGCGCTGGACGTGGATACCCGCATCGCCGTCTCCACCCTGCGCGTACTGGCTCGCCTCCAGGGCACGAAGCACGACGCCACCACCGCCGAGGCTCCGGGCAAGATCCCGCACGAGCTGCGCAGCGGAGCCCTGTCCCTCCCGAACGAGGGCGTGCACCTGCCGCCGCTGTACTACGGCACGGTCGACGCGACGCCGCTCTGGGTCTGCCTCCTCGCCGACGTGCACGACGCCGCTCTCTCGACCGACGAGCTGCGCGAGTTCCTCCCCGCGCTCCGTGCGGCCCTGAACTGGATGACCGAGCACGGCGACGCCTCGGGCAGCGGCTTCATCGACTACGCGGACGAGTCCGGACACGGCCTCGCCAATCAGGGCTGGAAGGACTCCGGCGACTCGATCCAGTGGCGCGACGGACATCTCGCCGACGGCCCGATCGCTCTGAGCGAGGTGCAGGCCTACGCGTATGAGGCGGCCGTGCGCGGTGCCGCTCTGCTCGACGCCCTCGACGAGCCCGGTGCCGACGAGCTGCGCACGTGGGCCGCCGACCTGCGCGCGCGCTTCCGCGACGCGTTCTGGGTGACGACGACGGAGGGGCACTACCCCGCGATCGCCCTCGACGCCCATGGTGCCGCGGTCGACACGCTCACCAGCAACATCGGACATCTCCTCGGCACCGGCATCCTCGACGCCGAGGAGGAGCGCGCGTGCGCCGAGCTCCTCACGGCGGACAGCATGTCGAGCGGCTACGGCATCCGCACCATGTCCACCGGCGCCGCGGGCTACTGGCCGCTGAGCTATCACGGCGGGAGCGTCTGGACGCATGACTCCGCCATCGCCGTGCACGGGATGCTGCGGGCCGGTCTCGTGGACGACGCACAGGCGATCGCCGGGCAGCTGCTCGACGTGGCCGAGGGCTTCCACTACCGCGTCCCCGAACTGCACTCCGGCGACACCCGCATCCCGGGCGGACGCCCCGTGCCGTATCCCGCTGCTTGCCGCCCGCAGGCATGGTCGGCGGCTGCGGCGGTGGTGACCGCGCAGGCTCTCGCCTGA
- a CDS encoding carbohydrate ABC transporter permease gives MRRLSRKQLTWQVLLYALLIVLAIIYIYPFLIQVATSFKTDEDAATSGITLIPDVWTFAAYERLFRNSDFPSWFVNSAIVTVFVTAGRVFFNSLAGYALARLRFRGRGVVFAALVAVMSVPTVVLLIPKFLVINQLGIFNSYAGMILPLLVDAAGVFIMKNFFESIPESVEEQARIDGAGTFRLFWSVVLPMATPALVTIVILSFQGSWNELSHFIVSTNDPALTTLTKGVASLASGGLSQGTQYPLKLAAALIMTIPVAVMFFIFQRRIMNSTEGAVKE, from the coding sequence ATGAGGCGGCTCTCCCGCAAGCAGCTGACCTGGCAGGTGCTGCTCTACGCCCTGCTGATCGTCCTCGCGATCATCTACATCTACCCGTTCCTCATCCAGGTCGCGACGAGCTTCAAGACCGACGAGGATGCCGCGACCAGCGGGATCACGCTCATCCCGGATGTGTGGACGTTCGCGGCGTACGAACGCCTGTTCCGGAACTCCGACTTCCCCTCGTGGTTCGTGAACAGCGCGATCGTGACGGTCTTCGTCACGGCCGGCCGCGTGTTCTTCAACTCGCTCGCCGGCTACGCGCTCGCCCGGCTCCGGTTCCGCGGTCGCGGTGTCGTCTTCGCCGCGCTCGTCGCCGTGATGTCGGTGCCGACCGTGGTGCTGCTGATCCCCAAGTTCCTCGTGATCAACCAGCTCGGCATCTTCAACTCCTACGCCGGGATGATCCTGCCGCTGCTCGTCGACGCGGCCGGGGTGTTCATCATGAAGAACTTCTTCGAGTCGATCCCCGAATCGGTGGAGGAGCAGGCCCGGATCGACGGCGCCGGCACGTTCCGGCTGTTCTGGTCCGTGGTGCTGCCGATGGCCACGCCGGCGCTGGTGACCATCGTGATCCTGTCGTTCCAGGGCTCCTGGAACGAGCTCAGCCACTTCATCGTCTCGACCAACGACCCCGCGCTGACGACCCTGACCAAGGGCGTCGCCTCGCTGGCCAGCGGTGGCCTCAGCCAGGGCACCCAGTACCCCCTCAAGCTGGCGGCCGCGCTCATCATGACGATCCCCGTCGCCGTGATGTTCTTCATCTTCCAGCGCCGCATCATGAATTCCACAGAAGGAGCCGTCAAGGAATGA
- a CDS encoding carbohydrate ABC transporter permease — translation MAVKATPRRGGASGLRRGEAAAGWLFTAPVIVILGVFLLIPVLMALWVSVSDWGGRGSPLSGSVSFVGADNFSAALTDGGLATKDFGTALRNNAWYVLLVVPLQTALALFLAVLVNRAMLRGRGFFRTAYYFPSVTSTVAITVLWMFLFTSSGAVNDVLSWFGINGPNWFNDPRGILHLALSTVGADAGPAALTQGGALGVSWWDWLAGPSVAMSAYIMMAVFTTSGTFMLIFLAGLQNLGADVDEAAMMDGATGWQRFWRITLPQLRPTLFTVLTLGLIGCWQVFDQIYTGTRGAPSKTTLTPAYLSYQTAFQNQEWGQGAAIAFILFVIIVILTLVQRWVLRDRPVSKRRIRAYQSPSKGASS, via the coding sequence ATGGCGGTCAAGGCAACGCCTCGCCGCGGTGGGGCCTCCGGGCTCCGCCGCGGCGAGGCGGCAGCCGGATGGCTGTTCACCGCGCCGGTGATCGTGATCCTCGGCGTCTTCCTCCTGATCCCCGTCCTGATGGCGCTCTGGGTGAGCGTCTCGGACTGGGGAGGGCGCGGGAGCCCCCTCTCCGGCTCGGTGTCGTTCGTCGGAGCGGACAACTTCTCCGCCGCCCTCACCGACGGCGGTCTCGCGACGAAGGACTTCGGCACGGCGCTGCGCAACAACGCCTGGTACGTGCTGCTCGTCGTGCCCCTGCAGACGGCCTTGGCCCTGTTCCTGGCCGTTCTCGTGAACCGCGCCATGCTCCGCGGCCGCGGATTCTTCCGCACCGCCTACTACTTCCCCTCGGTGACCAGCACCGTCGCGATCACCGTGCTGTGGATGTTCCTCTTCACCTCGAGCGGCGCCGTCAACGACGTGCTCTCCTGGTTCGGCATCAACGGCCCGAACTGGTTCAACGACCCCCGCGGCATCCTGCACCTCGCCCTCAGCACGGTCGGCGCCGACGCCGGCCCCGCAGCCCTCACGCAGGGTGGAGCACTGGGCGTCTCCTGGTGGGATTGGCTCGCCGGACCGTCGGTCGCGATGAGCGCCTACATCATGATGGCCGTCTTCACCACGTCCGGCACGTTCATGCTCATCTTCCTCGCGGGTCTGCAGAACCTCGGCGCCGACGTCGACGAGGCCGCCATGATGGACGGCGCGACGGGCTGGCAGCGGTTCTGGCGCATCACCCTCCCGCAGCTGCGCCCGACCCTGTTCACCGTGCTCACACTCGGCCTCATCGGCTGCTGGCAGGTGTTCGACCAGATCTACACCGGAACTCGGGGAGCGCCGAGCAAGACCACGCTCACCCCCGCCTACCTCTCGTACCAGACCGCGTTCCAGAACCAGGAGTGGGGTCAGGGCGCGGCGATCGCGTTCATCCTCTTCGTCATCATCGTCATCCTCACGCTCGTGCAGCGCTGGGTGCTGCGTGATCGCCCGGTCTCGAAGCGCCGAATCCGCGCGTACCAGTCGCCGTCGAAGGGAGCCTCGTCATGA
- a CDS encoding sugar ABC transporter substrate-binding protein, producing the protein MTRHTTRAVLGTGAVLLASTLVLTGCGSGFAGDEDKPDAEGLTSSDDALTVLIGSSGDAETAAVQSAVDAWSADSGTKVTVQVASNLDQELSQGFAAGAPADLFYLSTDQAAGYAAKGSLKAYGDQLENKDDFYPSLVENFTVDGTFYCAPKDFSTLALIINSKMWADAGLTDADLPKSWDDLAAVAKKLTTADHVGLAFGAEYQRVGVFMAQAGGGLVSDGKVIADDPANVEALDYVKSHLADGTFAFAKDVGAGWGGEALGKQSAAMVIEGNWITGAMANDFGSVDYTVAELPEGPGGKGTLQFTNCWGMAADSPNQKAALDLVQSLTSVDSQLAFSQAFGPMPSVKSAADDWTSANAALEPFLAGADYAQFPPNQAGSADVIADFNSQLESLKSADPKQILDSVQSNLEAVVK; encoded by the coding sequence ATGACCCGGCACACGACTCGCGCAGTCCTCGGCACCGGAGCCGTCCTGCTCGCCAGCACGCTCGTCCTCACGGGGTGCGGCTCCGGCTTCGCCGGCGACGAGGACAAGCCGGATGCGGAAGGGCTCACCTCCTCCGACGACGCGCTCACGGTCCTGATCGGCTCCTCGGGCGACGCGGAGACGGCCGCCGTGCAGTCCGCAGTCGACGCCTGGTCCGCCGATTCCGGCACCAAGGTCACCGTCCAGGTCGCCAGCAACCTCGACCAGGAGCTCTCGCAGGGCTTCGCGGCCGGAGCGCCCGCCGACCTCTTCTACCTGTCCACCGACCAGGCGGCGGGGTACGCCGCCAAGGGCTCGCTGAAGGCCTACGGGGATCAGCTCGAGAACAAGGACGACTTCTACCCCTCGCTCGTCGAGAACTTCACCGTCGACGGCACGTTCTACTGCGCGCCCAAGGACTTCTCCACCCTCGCCCTCATCATCAACTCGAAGATGTGGGCCGACGCCGGCCTGACGGACGCCGACCTGCCGAAGAGCTGGGACGACCTCGCCGCCGTCGCGAAGAAGCTCACGACGGCCGACCACGTCGGCCTGGCGTTCGGCGCGGAGTACCAGCGCGTCGGCGTCTTCATGGCGCAGGCGGGAGGCGGCCTCGTCAGCGACGGCAAGGTCATCGCCGACGACCCCGCCAACGTCGAAGCACTCGACTACGTGAAGAGCCACCTCGCCGACGGCACGTTCGCGTTCGCGAAGGACGTCGGCGCCGGCTGGGGCGGCGAAGCCCTCGGCAAGCAGTCCGCCGCGATGGTGATCGAGGGCAACTGGATCACCGGCGCCATGGCGAACGACTTCGGCAGCGTCGACTACACCGTCGCCGAGCTCCCCGAGGGCCCCGGCGGCAAGGGCACCCTGCAGTTCACGAACTGCTGGGGCATGGCCGCCGACAGCCCCAACCAGAAGGCCGCCCTCGACCTCGTGCAGTCGCTGACGAGCGTCGACAGCCAGCTCGCGTTCTCCCAGGCGTTCGGCCCCATGCCGTCCGTCAAGTCCGCCGCTGACGACTGGACCTCCGCGAACGCGGCTCTCGAGCCGTTCCTCGCCGGAGCCGACTACGCGCAGTTCCCGCCGAACCAGGCCGGATCCGCCGACGTGATCGCCGACTTCAACTCGCAGCTCGAGTCGCTGAAGAGCGCCGACCCGAAGCAGATCCTCGACTCCGTCCAGTCGAACCTCGAAGCGGTCGTCAAGTAA
- a CDS encoding LacI family DNA-binding transcriptional regulator, producing MAKAPTVEDVAERAGVSRQTVSNVLNTPDIVRPATRERVLTAITELGYRRHAAARQLRLRRSSTIGIRLDPYVGGISGVVLDRFVHAITERASERGMRMLVYSARTREEEITRLSELWEGSEIDAAIITGTSRDDPRVRSLDQDGLPFISFGRPWGEDDIADPRHLWVDVDGAAGTRAATAHALTHGRRVAFLGWPSGSGTGDDRERGWREAMEAAGAPGLRLTAEEGVPLARACMDAALAAGPAPDAVVCASDSLAVGALLSVAAAGLTLPVIGFDNTPTAEALGFSSVEQRPEDVATAILELLMGPTGEIVAPRTLQAGSAHALITPELVVR from the coding sequence ATGGCGAAGGCCCCGACCGTCGAAGACGTCGCGGAGCGCGCGGGAGTCTCGCGCCAGACCGTCTCGAACGTGCTGAACACCCCCGACATCGTGCGGCCGGCGACCAGGGAGCGGGTGCTCACCGCGATCACCGAACTGGGCTACCGGCGCCATGCGGCCGCGCGACAGCTGCGACTGCGCCGCAGCTCCACGATCGGCATCCGCCTCGACCCCTACGTCGGCGGGATCTCGGGTGTCGTCCTCGACCGCTTCGTGCACGCGATCACCGAGCGCGCCAGCGAGCGCGGGATGCGCATGCTCGTCTACTCCGCCCGCACACGCGAGGAGGAGATCACGCGGCTGTCGGAGCTCTGGGAGGGCTCGGAGATCGACGCGGCCATCATCACCGGCACCTCGCGGGACGACCCCCGCGTGCGCAGCCTGGACCAGGACGGGCTGCCGTTCATCTCGTTCGGCCGCCCCTGGGGTGAGGACGACATCGCCGACCCGCGGCATCTCTGGGTCGACGTCGACGGAGCCGCGGGCACGCGCGCGGCCACCGCGCACGCGCTCACCCACGGCAGACGCGTGGCCTTCCTCGGCTGGCCGTCCGGCTCCGGAACAGGAGACGACCGGGAGCGCGGCTGGCGGGAGGCGATGGAGGCGGCCGGCGCGCCGGGTCTCCGGCTGACGGCGGAGGAGGGCGTGCCGCTCGCACGGGCCTGCATGGATGCCGCGCTCGCCGCGGGACCGGCTCCGGATGCGGTCGTCTGCGCCAGTGACTCGCTCGCCGTCGGCGCCCTGCTGTCCGTCGCGGCCGCCGGGCTCACGCTCCCGGTGATCGGCTTCGACAACACCCCGACCGCGGAGGCCCTGGGGTTCTCCAGTGTCGAGCAGCGCCCGGAGGATGTGGCGACGGCGATCCTCGAGCTCCTGATGGGTCCGACGGGCGAGATCGTCGCCCCGCGTACCCTGCAGGCAGGCTCCGCACATGCGCTGATCACCCCGGAGCTGGTCGTGCGCTGA
- a CDS encoding MFS transporter, translating to MTTTEPIVRPSVVERASSGAAPRTRFGFALAIVAQILMMVGASAPSPFYPVLAQDIGFDAIVISAVFAVYAVALLLTLLTAGSLSDHVGRRPVVIAGLLLLAGSMFLFWHADAVAMLFLARILQGIASGLLISALSATVLDFAPGGRAGVAALWNALSPGIGLALGALVSGVMLDVSGEALLDVFAPLSSAYIVLAALFFLVPETAPRKPGVWASLSFRLSIPSAIRADFWRGAPAVIAGWATGGLFLSLGANIVRGELGGEAHVWQGLGVVLLAGVGAVTAFLLRKIAARSMVLFGTSALAVGTLLSLIALGLGSLPFYLVAAAVTGMGFGTAFSGVVASLAPRIPATQRADTFAVIYLLAYLAFGVPAVVAGALVGVVGLEAVCVGYGIVVIALAGIAFGLRMRRAA from the coding sequence ATGACCACCACCGAGCCGATCGTCCGCCCGTCGGTCGTCGAACGCGCTTCGTCCGGCGCCGCGCCGCGCACCCGGTTCGGGTTCGCGCTGGCGATCGTCGCGCAGATCCTGATGATGGTCGGGGCGAGCGCGCCGTCGCCGTTCTACCCGGTGCTCGCGCAGGACATCGGCTTCGATGCGATCGTGATCAGCGCCGTGTTCGCGGTCTATGCCGTCGCCCTGCTGCTCACGCTCCTCACGGCGGGCTCCCTCTCGGACCACGTCGGCCGGCGTCCGGTCGTGATCGCCGGGCTCCTGCTGCTGGCGGGGAGCATGTTCCTGTTCTGGCACGCGGATGCCGTGGCGATGCTGTTCCTCGCCCGCATCCTCCAGGGCATCGCGAGCGGTCTGCTCATCTCGGCACTGTCGGCGACCGTGCTCGACTTCGCCCCGGGCGGCCGTGCGGGGGTCGCGGCCCTGTGGAACGCGCTCAGCCCGGGGATCGGGCTCGCGCTCGGGGCGCTCGTCTCGGGCGTGATGCTCGACGTCAGCGGCGAGGCCCTGCTCGACGTGTTCGCCCCGCTGAGCTCGGCCTACATCGTGCTCGCGGCGCTGTTCTTCCTCGTCCCCGAGACCGCTCCGCGCAAGCCCGGGGTGTGGGCGTCGCTGAGCTTCCGCCTGTCGATCCCGTCCGCGATCCGGGCCGACTTCTGGCGGGGTGCACCGGCCGTGATCGCAGGGTGGGCGACGGGCGGACTGTTCCTGTCCCTCGGCGCCAACATCGTGCGCGGTGAGCTCGGCGGCGAGGCGCACGTGTGGCAGGGACTCGGCGTCGTGCTGCTCGCGGGTGTCGGAGCCGTGACCGCGTTCCTGCTGCGGAAGATCGCAGCGCGGTCGATGGTGCTGTTCGGCACCTCGGCGCTGGCCGTCGGGACCCTGCTGTCGCTGATCGCGCTCGGCCTCGGCTCGCTGCCGTTCTACCTCGTCGCCGCCGCCGTGACCGGCATGGGATTCGGCACCGCGTTCTCGGGAGTGGTGGCATCGCTGGCGCCGCGCATCCCGGCGACGCAGCGGGCCGACACCTTCGCGGTGATCTACCTGCTGGCGTACCTGGCGTTCGGGGTGCCGGCGGTCGTCGCCGGAGCGCTGGTCGGTGTGGTCGGACTCGAAGCCGTGTGCGTCGGATACGGCATCGTCGTGATCGCGCTCGCCGGGATCGCCTTCGGCCTGCGGATGCGGCGCGCGGCGTAG
- a CDS encoding ArsR/SmtB family transcription factor, giving the protein MPGDLPHPERSEIQLTDVLFALSDPERLAITRQLADGPLDMAACHATDPNLPKSTKSHFMKVLREAGVIRNEPHGRRRMLTLRREDLDALFPGLLESVLRG; this is encoded by the coding sequence ATGCCCGGCGATCTTCCTCACCCGGAGCGCTCCGAGATCCAGCTCACGGACGTGCTCTTCGCGCTCAGCGACCCTGAGCGCCTCGCCATCACGCGCCAGCTCGCCGACGGCCCGCTCGACATGGCCGCCTGCCACGCCACCGATCCGAACCTGCCGAAGTCGACCAAGTCGCACTTCATGAAGGTGCTGCGCGAGGCCGGCGTCATCCGCAACGAGCCCCACGGCCGCCGACGGATGCTGACGCTGCGGCGCGAGGATCTGGACGCGCTCTTCCCCGGGCTGCTGGAGTCGGTGCTGCGCGGCTGA